A region from the Rhodamnia argentea isolate NSW1041297 chromosome 7, ASM2092103v1, whole genome shotgun sequence genome encodes:
- the LOC115730201 gene encoding protein ACCELERATED CELL DEATH 6-like has protein sequence MDVRLSIDDQEMWQQRRQRLEALIGANPSQQQHDPARFDPLLDPLLHTAAKEGDVDKFIKALEDHCAEKAVPLPVVLQQCSPSGNTLLHAAAESDDIVRAVIDFIPEDWTFWANDSGETPLHIAARAGKTGAVGLVLSRANPRYKDWSGNTALHEAVRNRRSEVIRQLVSKDPLPLYQMNKESKSPWSVAVETGDLEVLKLLLEVMLEAPPPETPDVFGMSPPHLAVMYRNMGMLTEMWNKLPYPWLLLLRDAGYGTPLHLAAYTDYLDGVKFLMEKFPLSALEQDGKGYLPIHVACMMDHVRVVEELLQQWPDPAEFRSRHGENILHVSARYGCISTVKYILKSPRFLHLINAIDFNLNTPLHLAALHWQPSVLLLLARDGRVNLKQVNKNNMTALDVVEEAIQEVDAPLRKRLTRIILKSAGTPRSGELAICRATSRSLGKEKEPPELARLKEEATTRSVVATLVAGMTFVSSMQVPGGYNSSNQDAGIAILLHKAMYNVFVICSSIAMYSSIIALVILLWAQMNDPYAVENALSKSRLPLLIALVAMPLAFMAGVYVSVTKLAWLVILVLVLGSVALLIILSFYLLLYVPLDYKHPLVHRFTDLIIVMGISVSGNVTAGGGTGASRDYRMHGRSHIP, from the exons ATGGATGTAAGGCTATCTATAGATGACCAGGAGATGTGGCAGCAGAGAAGGCAGAGACTGGAAGCGTTAATCGGGGCCAACCCGAGCCAGCAACAGCACGATCCCGCACGATTCGATCCACTTTTGGATCCTCTGCTACACACAGCAGCGAAGGAAGGGGATGTCGACAAATTCATCAAGGCCCTGGAGGATCATTGCGCCGAGAAAGCAGTGCCATTGCCCGTTGTTCTCCAGCAGTGCAGCCCCTCCGGGAACACGCTGCTTCACGCTGCGGCAG AGAGTGATGATATTGTCAGAGCAGTCATCGATTTCATCCCTGAGGACTGGACCTTTTGGGCGAACGACAGCGGAGAGACGCCGCTGCACATTGCAGCTAGAGCCGGGAAAACCGGTGCGGTGGGGCTCGTCCTTTCCCGGGCGAACCCAAGATATAAGGACTGGAGTGGCAACACCGCTCTGCACGAGGCTGTCAGGAATCGCCGTTCCGAGGTGATCCGTCAGCTGGTAAGTAAAGACCCCCTTCCGCTTTATCAAATGAATAAAGAAAGCAAGTCTCCATGGAGCGTAGCAGTGGAAACAGGGGACTTGGAGGTTCTCAAGCTCTTGCTGGAAGTCATGCTGGAAGCGCCGCCCCCAGAAACTCCAGATGTCTTTGGCATGTCACCTCCTCATCTCGCTGTTATGTACCGGAATATGG GTATGCTGACGGAGATGTGGAACAAGTTGCCGTACCCTTGGCTACTTCTATTGAGAGATGCGGGATACGGCACTCCACTCCATTTAGCAGCGTACACGGATTATCTCGATGGAGTCAAGTTCTTGATGGAGAAGTTCCCATTGAGCGCCCTGGAGCAAGACGGCAAGGGGTATCTTCCTATCCATGTCGCCTGCATGATGGATCACGTGAGGGTTGTCGAGGAGCTACTTCAGCAATGGCCAGACCCCGCAGAGTTTCGATCTAGGCATGGAGAAAACATTCTTCACGTGTCGGCGAGGTACGGATGCATTTCAACTGTCAAATACATACTGAAGAGCCCCCGATTCCTTCACCTCATAAACGCCATAGATTTCAACTTGAATACGCCTCTGCATCTGGCTGCGTTGCACTGGCAACCTTCGGTCCTGCTGCTTCTTGCCCGAGACGGAAGAGTCAATCTTAAGCAGGTAAATAAGAATAACATGACGGCTTTGGACGTGGTAGAGGAGGCCATTCAAGAAGTGGATGCTCCACTTCGGAAG AGGTTAACGAGGATAATTTTGAAGTCTGCTGGAACGCCGAGAAGCGGAGAGTTAGCCATCTGTAGGGCGACCAGTCGAAGCctggggaaagaaaaggaaccCCCGGAATTGGCTAGACTCAAGGAGGAGGCAACTACTCGCTCAGTCGTGGCAACACTCGTGGCTGGCATGACTTTCGTTTCTAGTATGCAAGTTCCCGGAGGATACAATAGTTCCAACCAGGATGCTGGAATCGCCATATTGCTCCACAAAGCCATGTACAATGTCTTTGTGATTTGCAGCTCCATCGCGATGTATAGCTCAATCATCGCCCTCGTGATCCTCCTCTGGGCACAGATGAATGATCCTTATGCTGTGGAGAATGCCCTTTCGAAATCAAGACTCCCATTGTTGATAGCTCTTGTGGCGATGCCTCTGGCATTCATGGCAGGTGTCTACGTGAGCGTAACCAAACTGGCTTGGCTTGTGATCCTTGTCTTGGTTTTGGGATCCGTCGCCCTCCTCATTATCTTGAGTTTCTACCTGTTATTGTATGTCCCGCTTGACTACAAGCATCCTCTAGTTCATCGTTTCACCGACTTAATCATTGTCATGGGCATTTCGGTGTCGGGGAACGTCACCGCAGGTGGTGGGACCGGTGCCAGTCGTGACTACCGCATGCATGGGAGAAGTCACATCCCGtaa
- the LOC115732675 gene encoding protein MAK16 homolog isoform X2, translating into MQHDEVIWQVIRHNHCSYMAKITTGIFCRNEYNVTGICNRSSCPLANSRYATIRDHDGVFYLYMKSIERAHMPDKLWERVKLPRNYEKALEIIDKHLMYWPKFLVHKTKQRLTKMTQMRIRMRKLALKTREKIMTTPRKEKKREARREEKAEKAAVLEKNIEKELLERLRKGVYGDIYNYPVKEYEKVLEMDSLQAANEDEEEEPEIEYVEGYDGLEEELEDDIEDFGGLAMNRARAIGDNSEDEDGDEDEDDDAEADRKRGRKESSLALRKVEKGDAGSKPKKRAKVLVEVEHEDADERQTAVH; encoded by the exons ATGCAGCACGATGAGGTTATCTGGCAAGTTATTCGGCACAATCATTGTAGTTATATGGCCAA GATTACCACTGGAATATTTTGTCGAAATGAATACAACGTAACAGGGATTTGTAATAGGAGCTCCTGCCCTCTGGCTAACAGCCGCTATGCTACTATCCGTGACCATGATG GTGTGTTCTACTTGTATATGAAATCAATAGAAAGGGCTCACATGCCTGACAAATTGTGGGAAAGAGTGAAGCTGCCGAGAAATTACGAGAAGGCCCTTGAGATTATTGATAAGCATTTG ATGTATTGGCCGaaatttcttgttcataagaCCAAGCAAAGGTTGACCAAAATGACTCAAATGCGCATCCGAATGAGGAAGCTTGCTCTGAAAACTAG GGAAAAGATTATGACGACAccgaggaaagaaaagaagagagaggctAGAAGGGAGGAAAAAGCGGAAAAGGCGGCTGTTTTGGAAAAG AATATTGAGAAAGAGCTATTAGAACGCCTAAGGAAAGGAGTGTATGGTGATATCTACAATTATCCTGTCAAAGAGTACGAAAAAGTCCTTGAGATGGATTCATTGCAGGCTgccaatgaagatgaagaggag GAACCTGAGATAGAGTATGTAGAAGGCTATGATGGACTTGAGGAAGAACTGGAAGATGATATTGAAGATTTTGGCGGTCTTGCTATGAATAGAGCTCGTGCAATTGGTGACAATAGTGAAG ATGAAGAcggtgatgaagatgaagatgatgatgcagAAGCTGACCGGAAGAGGGGAAGAAAAGAATCCTCCTTGGCTTTAAGAAAGGTTGAGAAAGGTGATGCTGGTTCTAAGCCCAAGAAAAGAGCTAAGGTTCTCGTTGAG GTTGAGCATGAAGATGCTGATGAAAGACAAACTGCAGTTCATTGA
- the LOC115732675 gene encoding protein MAK16 homolog isoform X1: protein MQHDEVIWQVIRHNHCSYMAKITTGIFCRNEYNVTGICNRSSCPLANSRYATIRDHDGVFYLYMKSIERAHMPDKLWERVKLPRNYEKALEIIDKHLMYWPKFLVHKTKQRLTKMTQMRIRMRKLALKTREKIMTTPRKEKKREARREEKAEKAAVLEKNIEKELLERLRKGVYGDIYNYPVKEYEKVLEMDSLQAANEDEEEEPEIEYVEGYDGLEEELEDDIEDFGGLAMNRARAIGDNSEDEDGDEDEDDDAEADRKRGRKESSLALRKVEKGDAGSKPKKRAKVLVEVLNQCCVGPGLLTPQ, encoded by the exons ATGCAGCACGATGAGGTTATCTGGCAAGTTATTCGGCACAATCATTGTAGTTATATGGCCAA GATTACCACTGGAATATTTTGTCGAAATGAATACAACGTAACAGGGATTTGTAATAGGAGCTCCTGCCCTCTGGCTAACAGCCGCTATGCTACTATCCGTGACCATGATG GTGTGTTCTACTTGTATATGAAATCAATAGAAAGGGCTCACATGCCTGACAAATTGTGGGAAAGAGTGAAGCTGCCGAGAAATTACGAGAAGGCCCTTGAGATTATTGATAAGCATTTG ATGTATTGGCCGaaatttcttgttcataagaCCAAGCAAAGGTTGACCAAAATGACTCAAATGCGCATCCGAATGAGGAAGCTTGCTCTGAAAACTAG GGAAAAGATTATGACGACAccgaggaaagaaaagaagagagaggctAGAAGGGAGGAAAAAGCGGAAAAGGCGGCTGTTTTGGAAAAG AATATTGAGAAAGAGCTATTAGAACGCCTAAGGAAAGGAGTGTATGGTGATATCTACAATTATCCTGTCAAAGAGTACGAAAAAGTCCTTGAGATGGATTCATTGCAGGCTgccaatgaagatgaagaggag GAACCTGAGATAGAGTATGTAGAAGGCTATGATGGACTTGAGGAAGAACTGGAAGATGATATTGAAGATTTTGGCGGTCTTGCTATGAATAGAGCTCGTGCAATTGGTGACAATAGTGAAG ATGAAGAcggtgatgaagatgaagatgatgatgcagAAGCTGACCGGAAGAGGGGAAGAAAAGAATCCTCCTTGGCTTTAAGAAAGGTTGAGAAAGGTGATGCTGGTTCTAAGCCCAAGAAAAGAGCTAAGGTTCTCGTTGAG GTATTGAATCAGTGCTGTGTCGGTCCAGGATTATTAACCCCACAGTAA
- the LOC115754494 gene encoding E3 ubiquitin-protein ligase RMA1H1-like isoform X1 codes for MMLWGKKGKRFLLRVGKMSIDPHTQEDAAHVSIGVNKSPSGSQKSILAGAADLEGARSSGFECNICLDSVQDPVVTLCGHLYCWPCIYKWLKVQDTSAKELEEQQQHQCPVCKAEVSYTSLIPLYGRGQTSQLSKSEDRDLGNVVPHRPLGLLGGSSMPRRISATSSPLLTQPPYGGHFPLQSQPYYSQAQLLHHPVSPMLSLSGTTTNITYPMVGIFGEMVYARLFGNSVTNLYTYPNSYSMAGNNPRTRRHVLEADKSLSRICFFLLCCILLCLLLF; via the exons ATGATGTTGTGGGGCAA GAAAGGGAAAAGGTTCCTGTTAAGAGTGGGCAAGATGTCGATAGACCCCCATACTCAGGAGGATGCTGCGCATGTCTCTATTGGTGTAAACAAATCTCCCTCAGGAAGCCAGAAATCAATACTTGCTGGTGCAGCTGACTTGGAAGGAGCCCGGTCCAGTGGTTTTGAGTGCAATATTTGCCTAGACTCTGTGCAAGATCCTGTGGTCACACTATGCGGCCATCTGTATTGCTGGCCTTGCATCTACAAATGGCTTAAAGTTCAGGATACTTCTGCTAAAGAGCTAGAAGAGCAGCAACAGCATCAATGTCCTGTGTGCAAAGCTGAGGTTTCCTACACAAGTCTAATTCCACTTTACGGCCGTGGCCAAACTAGCCAACTGTCCAAAAGTGAGGATCGAGATCTGGGCAATGTTGTACCCCATAGACCACTTGGTCTGCTTGGCGGGTCCAGCATGCCAAGACGGATTAGTGCTACCTCTAGTCCTCTCCTAACACAACCCCCTTATGGCGGACATTTCCCTCTTCAATCCCAACCCTACTATTCTCAAGCTCAATTATTGCATCACCCGGTTTCTCCCATGCTCAGTCTAAGTGGCACAACCACAAACATCACCTACCCCATGGTTGGTATCTTCGGTGAAATGGTGTATGCAAGGCTTTTTGGGAACTCGGTCACAAACTTATACACTTATCCAAACTCGTACAGTATGGCCGGAAACAACCCCAGGACGAGGAGGCATGTATTGGAGGCAGATAAGTCGCTCAGCAGAATCTGTTTCTTCCTCCTATGTTGTATCCTGCTCTGTCTGCTTCTATTCTGA
- the LOC115754494 gene encoding E3 ubiquitin-protein ligase RMA1H1-like isoform X2 — translation MSIDPHTQEDAAHVSIGVNKSPSGSQKSILAGAADLEGARSSGFECNICLDSVQDPVVTLCGHLYCWPCIYKWLKVQDTSAKELEEQQQHQCPVCKAEVSYTSLIPLYGRGQTSQLSKSEDRDLGNVVPHRPLGLLGGSSMPRRISATSSPLLTQPPYGGHFPLQSQPYYSQAQLLHHPVSPMLSLSGTTTNITYPMVGIFGEMVYARLFGNSVTNLYTYPNSYSMAGNNPRTRRHVLEADKSLSRICFFLLCCILLCLLLF, via the coding sequence ATGTCGATAGACCCCCATACTCAGGAGGATGCTGCGCATGTCTCTATTGGTGTAAACAAATCTCCCTCAGGAAGCCAGAAATCAATACTTGCTGGTGCAGCTGACTTGGAAGGAGCCCGGTCCAGTGGTTTTGAGTGCAATATTTGCCTAGACTCTGTGCAAGATCCTGTGGTCACACTATGCGGCCATCTGTATTGCTGGCCTTGCATCTACAAATGGCTTAAAGTTCAGGATACTTCTGCTAAAGAGCTAGAAGAGCAGCAACAGCATCAATGTCCTGTGTGCAAAGCTGAGGTTTCCTACACAAGTCTAATTCCACTTTACGGCCGTGGCCAAACTAGCCAACTGTCCAAAAGTGAGGATCGAGATCTGGGCAATGTTGTACCCCATAGACCACTTGGTCTGCTTGGCGGGTCCAGCATGCCAAGACGGATTAGTGCTACCTCTAGTCCTCTCCTAACACAACCCCCTTATGGCGGACATTTCCCTCTTCAATCCCAACCCTACTATTCTCAAGCTCAATTATTGCATCACCCGGTTTCTCCCATGCTCAGTCTAAGTGGCACAACCACAAACATCACCTACCCCATGGTTGGTATCTTCGGTGAAATGGTGTATGCAAGGCTTTTTGGGAACTCGGTCACAAACTTATACACTTATCCAAACTCGTACAGTATGGCCGGAAACAACCCCAGGACGAGGAGGCATGTATTGGAGGCAGATAAGTCGCTCAGCAGAATCTGTTTCTTCCTCCTATGTTGTATCCTGCTCTGTCTGCTTCTATTCTGA
- the LOC115754492 gene encoding protein ACCELERATED CELL DEATH 6-like isoform X1 has protein sequence MAVEISLQGSDLWRHRLQRLEAMLTQESVSCDEKTTRELFTAAKQGDADGFIRVVERYRSESNLRLCLWVILSPSRNTLLHIAAALERDEILRAIVNHFPNQLVAGQNCRGDNALHFAARAGRVPATQVLIGRASDTGGGEMRRALLQVRNDRGNTPLHEAVVKGHLEVVRILIDEDLQPMYLENKEGKCPISVDVESGNLEVLRLLLAVPLDPSRIQGVSPVHAAVLHGNLDMLGEISRRNPRFFELKDDRRRTPLHLAAYINYCNGTKFLLENFTSSAIEYDRDGHFPIHLACKEGHVQAIKELLRQWPDPTELINRHGQNILHVCAKHGRIRAVKYILGNADLEKLINERDNDGNTPLHLATLPWHPVVLLDLVLDGRVDRGLLNNERLTALDLATEQIKRRDTTLQKRLASMILKSSGAPTSKDLAIYKSGNREMMAEYIVLALQNGGILRKQMNVRLIIATLVATVTFAAGLAVPGGFIESSEANPGTATMLNRGMFHAFVICNTIAMFSAMGVVVLLSWTQINDSYVALTSHIIAIKWLFISLGTMSVAFMAGGYLLVCKLPWLGSLVLLIGCSAIYHNCSMYMAMYVPFVVNTPYVRRIAFYIIRAGIAISRILDVFPEVLQDEDSPPAGMSGTRTMVTLNVNRQATLP, from the exons ATGGCAGTAGAGATAAGTCTGCAAGGGAGTGATCTCTGGAGACACAGGCTGCAGAGATTGGAAGCGATGTTGACGCAAGAGTCCGTCTCATGCGATGAGAAGACGACCCGGGAGCTATTCACTGCAGCAAAACAAGGCGACGCGGATGGATTCATCAGAGTCGTAGAACGCTACCGTTCCGAGAGCAATCTACGTCTGTGTCTCTGGGTCATTCTGAGCCCCTCCCGAAACACGTTGCTCCATATCGCCGCGGCCCTTGAGAGAGACGAGATCCTGAGAGCCATCGTCAACCACTTCCCCAACCAGCTCGTGGCCGGGCAAAATTGCAGGGGAGACAACGCCCTTCACTTTGCAGCCAGGGCCGGAAGAGTCCCCGCCACCCAAGTCCTCATTGGCCGAGCATCAGACACCGGTGGGGGCGAGATGCGGCGGGCTCTCCTTCAAGTGAGGAATGACAGGGGAAACACGCCGCTGCATGAGGCCGTCGTGAAGGGCCACCTTGAAGTGGTTCGGATCTTGATAGATGAGGATTTGCAACCCATGTATTTGGAGAACAAGGAAGGTAAATGTCCGATCTCTGTGGATGTCGAGAGTGGCAACTTGGAGGTTCTCAGGCTTCTGTTGGCAGTGCCACTTGACCCATCGAGGATTCAAGGCGTGTCGCCCGTTCATGCGGCTGTCTTACACGGCAATCTAG ACATGCTAGGGGAAATTTCTAGGAGAAATCCACGATTCTTTGAATTGAAAGATGATAGACGGCGCACTCCGCTTCATTTGGCAGCATACATCAACTACTGTAACGGCACCAAATTCCTGCTTGAAAATTTCACCTCGAGCGCAATCGAATATGACAGAGACGGCCATTTTCCGATTCACCTTGCTTGCAAAGAGGGTCATGTGCAAGCAATCAAGGAGCTGCTTCGGCAGTGGCCAGATCCCACAGAGTTGATCAATAGACATGGACAAAACATCCTTCATGTCTGCGCCAAACATGGACGAATCCGGGCAGTGAAGTACATACTCGGGAATGCCGACCTCGAGAAGCTCATCAACGAGAGAGACAACGACGGGAACACCCCTCTGCATTTGGCCACATTGCCGTGGCACCCCGTGGTTCTGCTTGATCTCGTGCTGGACGGAAGAGTTGATCGTGGGCTTCTCAATAACGAGCGCTTGACGGCTCTTGACCTTGCGACGGAGCAAATCAAAAGAAGGGATACTACGCTTCAAAAG AGATTAGCATCAATGATTTTGAAATCTTCCGGGGCACCTACAAGTAAAGATTTGGCTATCTACAAGTCAGGAAATCGAGAAATGATGGCGGAATATATAGTCCTTGCTCTCCAAAACGGAGGTATATTGAGGAAACAAATGAATGTTCGTCTGATCATTGCCACGCTCGTGGCCACCGTGACCTTTGCAGCTGGTTTGGCAGTTCCTGGAGGTTTCATCGAGAGTTCTGAAGCTAACCCAGGAACGGCTACAATGCTGAACAGGGGCATGTTCCATGCCTTTGTCATTTGCAACACCATCGCAATGTTCAGTGCCATGGGCGTGGTTGTCTTATTGTCTTGGACCCAAATTAATGACTCTTACGTTGCTCTAACTTCCCATATAATTGCGATAAAGTGGCTGTTTATATCTCTCGGAACGATGTCCGTAGCATTTATGGCTGGTGGCTACTTGCTCGTCTGCAAGCTCCCTTGGCTCGGCTCTCTCGTCCTGTTGATAGGATGCAGTGCCATATACCATAACTGCAGTATGTATATGGCCATGTACGTGCCTTTCGTGGTGAATACGCCCTATGTCCGCCGCATAGCCTTCTATATCATCCGCGCAGGAATTGCAATATCGAGAATTCTAGATGTCTTCCCCGAAGTCCTGCAAGATGAAGACTCGCCACCTGCAGGAATGAGTGGAACAAGGACAATGGTGACGTTGAATGTGAACCGTCAGGCAACTCTACCTTAG
- the LOC115754492 gene encoding protein ACCELERATED CELL DEATH 6-like isoform X2 encodes MAVEISLQGSDLWRHRLQRLEAMLTQESVSCDEKTTRELFTAAKQGDADGFIRVVERYRSESNLRLCLWVILSPSRNTLLHIAAALERDEILRAIVNHFPNQLVAGQNCRGDNALHFAARAGRVPATQVLIGRASDTGGGEMRRALLQVRNDRGNTPLHEAVVKGHLEVVRILIDEDLQPMYLENKEGKCPISVDVESGNLEVLRLLLAVPLDPSRIQGVSPVHAAVLHGNLAYINYCNGTKFLLENFTSSAIEYDRDGHFPIHLACKEGHVQAIKELLRQWPDPTELINRHGQNILHVCAKHGRIRAVKYILGNADLEKLINERDNDGNTPLHLATLPWHPVVLLDLVLDGRVDRGLLNNERLTALDLATEQIKRRDTTLQKRLASMILKSSGAPTSKDLAIYKSGNREMMAEYIVLALQNGGILRKQMNVRLIIATLVATVTFAAGLAVPGGFIESSEANPGTATMLNRGMFHAFVICNTIAMFSAMGVVVLLSWTQINDSYVALTSHIIAIKWLFISLGTMSVAFMAGGYLLVCKLPWLGSLVLLIGCSAIYHNCSMYMAMYVPFVVNTPYVRRIAFYIIRAGIAISRILDVFPEVLQDEDSPPAGMSGTRTMVTLNVNRQATLP; translated from the exons ATGGCAGTAGAGATAAGTCTGCAAGGGAGTGATCTCTGGAGACACAGGCTGCAGAGATTGGAAGCGATGTTGACGCAAGAGTCCGTCTCATGCGATGAGAAGACGACCCGGGAGCTATTCACTGCAGCAAAACAAGGCGACGCGGATGGATTCATCAGAGTCGTAGAACGCTACCGTTCCGAGAGCAATCTACGTCTGTGTCTCTGGGTCATTCTGAGCCCCTCCCGAAACACGTTGCTCCATATCGCCGCGGCCCTTGAGAGAGACGAGATCCTGAGAGCCATCGTCAACCACTTCCCCAACCAGCTCGTGGCCGGGCAAAATTGCAGGGGAGACAACGCCCTTCACTTTGCAGCCAGGGCCGGAAGAGTCCCCGCCACCCAAGTCCTCATTGGCCGAGCATCAGACACCGGTGGGGGCGAGATGCGGCGGGCTCTCCTTCAAGTGAGGAATGACAGGGGAAACACGCCGCTGCATGAGGCCGTCGTGAAGGGCCACCTTGAAGTGGTTCGGATCTTGATAGATGAGGATTTGCAACCCATGTATTTGGAGAACAAGGAAGGTAAATGTCCGATCTCTGTGGATGTCGAGAGTGGCAACTTGGAGGTTCTCAGGCTTCTGTTGGCAGTGCCACTTGACCCATCGAGGATTCAAGGCGTGTCGCCCGTTCATGCGGCTGTCTTACACGGCAATCTAG CATACATCAACTACTGTAACGGCACCAAATTCCTGCTTGAAAATTTCACCTCGAGCGCAATCGAATATGACAGAGACGGCCATTTTCCGATTCACCTTGCTTGCAAAGAGGGTCATGTGCAAGCAATCAAGGAGCTGCTTCGGCAGTGGCCAGATCCCACAGAGTTGATCAATAGACATGGACAAAACATCCTTCATGTCTGCGCCAAACATGGACGAATCCGGGCAGTGAAGTACATACTCGGGAATGCCGACCTCGAGAAGCTCATCAACGAGAGAGACAACGACGGGAACACCCCTCTGCATTTGGCCACATTGCCGTGGCACCCCGTGGTTCTGCTTGATCTCGTGCTGGACGGAAGAGTTGATCGTGGGCTTCTCAATAACGAGCGCTTGACGGCTCTTGACCTTGCGACGGAGCAAATCAAAAGAAGGGATACTACGCTTCAAAAG AGATTAGCATCAATGATTTTGAAATCTTCCGGGGCACCTACAAGTAAAGATTTGGCTATCTACAAGTCAGGAAATCGAGAAATGATGGCGGAATATATAGTCCTTGCTCTCCAAAACGGAGGTATATTGAGGAAACAAATGAATGTTCGTCTGATCATTGCCACGCTCGTGGCCACCGTGACCTTTGCAGCTGGTTTGGCAGTTCCTGGAGGTTTCATCGAGAGTTCTGAAGCTAACCCAGGAACGGCTACAATGCTGAACAGGGGCATGTTCCATGCCTTTGTCATTTGCAACACCATCGCAATGTTCAGTGCCATGGGCGTGGTTGTCTTATTGTCTTGGACCCAAATTAATGACTCTTACGTTGCTCTAACTTCCCATATAATTGCGATAAAGTGGCTGTTTATATCTCTCGGAACGATGTCCGTAGCATTTATGGCTGGTGGCTACTTGCTCGTCTGCAAGCTCCCTTGGCTCGGCTCTCTCGTCCTGTTGATAGGATGCAGTGCCATATACCATAACTGCAGTATGTATATGGCCATGTACGTGCCTTTCGTGGTGAATACGCCCTATGTCCGCCGCATAGCCTTCTATATCATCCGCGCAGGAATTGCAATATCGAGAATTCTAGATGTCTTCCCCGAAGTCCTGCAAGATGAAGACTCGCCACCTGCAGGAATGAGTGGAACAAGGACAATGGTGACGTTGAATGTGAACCGTCAGGCAACTCTACCTTAG